The following are from one region of the Capsicum annuum cultivar UCD-10X-F1 chromosome 1, UCD10Xv1.1, whole genome shotgun sequence genome:
- the LOC107867727 gene encoding inositol 2-dehydrogenase/D-chiro-inositol 3-dehydrogenase, with amino-acid sequence MVATILRYGIIGVGMMGREHLMNLYHLKSEGVAVVCIADPHIPSQIYAQKLAESFDWPLQVFAGHKQLLESGLCDVVVVSTPNMTHYEILMDIINHPKPHHVLVEKPLCTNVSDCKKVINAAKARSDMLVQVGLEYRYMPPVAKLIDIVKEGALGKVKMVSIREHRFPFLVKVDNWNRFNCNTGGTLVEKCCHFFDLMRLFIGANPVRVMASGAMDLNHRDEVYDGRVPDIIDNAYVIVEFDNGCRGMLDLCMFAEGGKNEQEISVVGDIGKGEALVPESIVRWGTRAEGRNSVQTLLAEDKRIKYDGLHHGSSYLEHLQFLSAVRARGEQAPAVGLHDGLVSVAIGVAAQLSIQKGRSVAIEEVMHEQLLQSTKS; translated from the exons ATGGTAGCAACAATATTGAGATATGGAATAATTGGTGTTGGAATGATGGGAAGAGAACATTTAATGAATCTTTATCATCTAAAAAGTGAAGGAGTTGCTGTTGTTTGCATTGCTGATCCACATATTCCTTCTCAAATATATGCACAAAAATTAGCAGAATCATTTGATTGGCCTCTGCAG GTTTTTGCAGGGCATAAACAATTGTTAGAAAGTGGGCTATGTGATGTGGTGGTAGTGTCAACTCCAAACATGACTCACTATGAGATTCTCATGGATATCATCAATCACCCAAAACCCCATCATGTTTTGGTGGAGAAGCCTTTGTGCACTAATGTCTCAGACTGTAAAAAG GTCATAAATGCTGCAAAAGCGCGATCTGATATGCTGGTACAAGTTGGGCTAGAGTACAGATACATGCCGCCAGTTGCTAAACTGATAGACATAGTTAAAGAAGGAGCTTTAGGAAAAGTGAAGATGGTGTCAATTCGAGAACATCGATTTCCATTTCTTGTCAAG GTCGATAATTGGAATCGTTTCAACTGCAACACTGGAGGTACTCTGGTGGAGAAATGCTGTCATTTCTTTGATCTCATGAGACTTTTCATTGGAGCAAATCCTGTTCGCGTTATGGCTTCTGGAGCTATGGATTTGAATCACAGAGACGAAGTATATGATGGACGG GTGCCTGATATAATTGACAATGCTTATGTAATTGTGGAATTCGACAATGGTTGTCGTGGTATGCTTGACCTATGTATGTTTGCTGAAGGAGGTAAAAATGAGCAAGAAATATCTGTAGTAGGTGATATTGGAAAG GGTGAAGCGCTTGTGCCTGAGAGCATTGTGCGTTGGGGTACACGAGCTGAAGGAAGAAATAGCGTACAAACTTTGCTAGCTGAAGATAAGCGAATAAA GTACGATGGGCTACATCATGGTTCAAGCTACTTGGAGCACCTTCAGTTTTTGTCAGCAGTAAGAGCAAGAGGAGAACAAGCACCTGCTGTTGGTTTACATGATGGTTTGGTTTCAGTAGCCATTGGAGTTGCTGCACAGCTTTCGATTCAGAAGGGTCGATCTGTTGCGATTGAGGAAGTCATGCATGAACAGCTTCTTCAATCCACCAAGTCTTGA